One Glycine soja cultivar W05 chromosome 7, ASM419377v2, whole genome shotgun sequence genomic window, TCAAACACGCTCCCATGATCAAGTGCAGGGTTCTTGGGACTCACGAACATGGGTGGCTTCAGCAAAGTATATACCTCCGAAATGGGTGGTTTGAAAAGGTATTTACATGGCTGTAGTAGgcactttctacatcggttatgatAAAAGAGTTGATTATTGGCAATCAAATGCTAATACCTGATGATGAATCAGTGCTGAAGATAAAAGAGTAGAAAGTCGATTAGGTCTAAAGATTTGTAAgtgatatataatttaaattaatttcacttTTTGGCCAACCAATGAtcgtaaattaaaaatgttattcatTGATATGcgtacaaattttaaattataattcctTATTTTATGTaagtttaaatttgattttgaaaaaaggaattgctttcaatttaaattataaaaaatgatttcaaaACAACTGATATAagtaattacttttaatttaacttataaTTGTTTTTCAATTGGATCCTTCTATTTATTTAACTACGGTTATGAAAAAATTGTCCACATATTCAAGCCTACTTTGAGTATTCTGATGCAATATTATAAAAACGTTTTAcgagttattttttaataagagaAATTTAGGAATTTTTCTTTAACAAGAGTTTTttaggagattttttttttgcaacctCTGAATTGTTTAAACATatctattataaatttaattttaataaatgtttaaaagcaattatcattagttaaaaataatcttatattacaatataaatcatttaataggaatctaaaatataagttatacgttcaaaatatttttttattatgaattttaattataatataatgtatatatacaaaataaatatttaggaattatttgatagaaaataatttgtatttttgtcttctattttcacttttcttttataGAAAATGTAAGATTGAAAGGTGGAAATCCAATTCATACAACGGGTCGGAGATTGGGTCTGATCTCAAGGTTCCACGATAGAGCACATGCACGGTGTTGGTGTCGTTTTCCTGCAATCTAATTAACTACATTCCTGAAAATCCAATAAGATTgcctggaaaaaaaattaatagttttaattATGAATATACTTTATATACCTATGAATAATACTGTTCAAGCCTTTATCAATAACATTCTTAATTAATCAAGCTTGATAACCTTTCcccagaaaataaaattatacatcTTTATAGTATTTTCTGAACTTGGTCTTTGATAAGTATTATATgctggattttttgttttattttttttaaaaaataaaactaaataggGATTTAAAGAGTGAGAATTTATAATTCGaataaaaggttaaattaataatatatagttagtataaattaacaatttagtaGTCATTTATGAACTTAGAAAATCAAGGAAAAGCATACTCGTCTAATAAGTACAatatttctgtaaaaaaaaaaaaatacgtacagtattattaatattattgcaGAATTAATTTAGTACTAATGATTCAccttaaattcttaattaaacCAGCAGCCCACCAACTCGATCACCTAAGGTTCACTAGCacataatcaattttaatattaaataatcatATAGATGCCATATCATATATGGTTCAACGACTATGGAAAGCCAAGTGACAACAAAATAGAGGCCTTTAGCTTCAGCTTTGAAATATCACAACTTGCTGGAAGCTTAGAACTCGATAAGTGGGATTTTCATGTCAAACATGGATCAAATAAATTGTTCAAAGAAAGCAAGGATATTTACTTTAGACGGCACATACAATCACCAATAATGCaaataaatatacttttaatatgtatttttgttACCAAAATCCAATATAGTATTGAGGCATGCATGGAAGCTTGTACTATAGTGGTCCTTTTCTAGCAGAATCATTCAGTAACGAAACTCctctttctaaaataaatatagtaaaaacaattaaaaaataagatagggAGAGAACATTACACCTATAAATCTCCATCTAAATGCCACCCTTTTCTCCAAGCACACAGCAAAACAAcatagaaaagagaaaacataTACAAAATGAAGGTTTCTGCATCAATAGCATCCTTTGTTCTGTTGCTCATTCTAATTTGAACAAATTGTTTGTGTTCTGAAGCCCAATAGTGTCGTCCTAGTGGTAGAATCAGGACAGAAGCCTCCTCCTGGAGAATGCAACAAAGAGAATGATTCAGATTGTTGTGTACAAGGAAAGATGTACACAACATACAAATGTTCTCCAACAGTTTCAAGCCACACCAACTCACTCTGAATAGTTTTGAAAAGGGTGGAGATGGAGGTGGCCCTTCAGAATGTGACAACCAGTACCATTCTGATGACACACCGGTAATCGCACTTTCCACTGGATGGTTCAAAAATAGGAGTAGATGCCTTCACAACATCACCATCAGTGCAAATGGAAAAAGGGTGGTGGCCATGGTGGTTGATGAGTGTGACTCTACCATAGGATGTGATGAAGATCATGATTATCAACCCCCTTGTTCCAACAACATTGTTGATGCCTCCAAGGCTGTGTGGGGAGCCTTAGGTGTGCCTCACAATCAGTGGGGTGGATTAGAAATTACATGGTCTGATGCATAATGTAATGCTATTATACTAGTACATGCATACCTTCTATCTTTCTGTGCTATGTGTTATGTTGGTTTATTTGTCTACAGTGTCATGTAAAAATTGTTATTGTATTGTAATGTACTGATATATATCTTTGCATGGtattgttttacattttttaactaTATTAGATATCAAATTTGGAAGTGTTGGGTTGCCAATTAATCAAAAAGGAACTCGGAGGATAACTGTTCAAGTTGAttagggtagaaaaaaattaaacaaacattTTAGTCCGGAAATATATTGGTGAAACCAAATTTTTTGTATTCTAAGAAAATTGGGATCAATTTAGTTTCTTAATTGCAAAACatgggaaagaaaaaataaacaatcaatTCAGTCCCAAAATATAGGTGAAACCAAATTTTtagtattctaaaaaaatattgggaTCAATTAAGTTGCTTAATTACAAAATGTGATATATTAATTACTTCAAAGAAAGTTAAATTTAACTTTGTAAGTTCATAGTTCTAGGAACAATCAATAGTTGTCTTCGGTTTAGCCTGTCATTTTTCTTTggatttttcttgtcatttatgTGGATATATCTGGTGAAGAAACTTATCTTCATGCTATCAGGGACTGCATCAAAGCTAGAAGGATTTGGTTTCTGTTGCTAGAATATACTCATCagaattttttctctctcaagatTTAATACTGTGGCTTATTTGTAACCTTACTGATGTGCATTCTCAAAGATTTGCAACCATTTGCTGGTTCATATATGGAACTCCAGAAATGCTTATATATTTAGTGATCAAGTTTATGGTACTTATtgattatgttattattatgtttttaaaaaaagattaaaaaaactatacctCATTTTGGAGATATATGTTATTTAATGTGtattattttcctctttttcgtTATTATAATTCATcacttaacaaaaaatatttcattcatCTGCACCTGCACGGGAAGGATCGAGAAAATGTGAAAGGCGCTTAGTGTAGTGGGAAGATTATGCAACCCGTTGTTATAATACATTATTGAAATCATTCAAAGacaaatttttataatgttttgaaattttaggCAAAATAGGGGTATCAAACACGAATTATAATTCGAAACTTCTTGAAGTGTTGACGTTCTAGAAgtttattgattatttattgTGCATTTCATTTCAGACActgatttataaattttatatattaaacataaataatatgaaattttaacttttaatttatatttagaattttcaattatttaagtTCAAATATCAAAGCAATTTTTATCGTAGGAAATGCAACTTATTATCATGAGCAATTTACTATGATAAAAAAGATGGAAAGATTCAATCAATTTACCATAACACAATTTTAATATCATGATTTTCCTCTAAATATAGACTTATATCAAGATTTATACCAGGATTTTAATATCTCCAAAACAAACTTAGATTTTAACACCCGTACAATGTTTTTTTAGATTAACTTAatagtattatatttttgtttgagtttCATTTGTGTAAGGTATTATTATATTagaaattatgtttattaattaatattatatttttattatgtttgtttttatttatgtttattttttaaaataattattgtaatgtGATACatgcaataaataaataaaaataaagattaaattatatattagcaCAATCTTCTTTGAGAAattttcattcatttgcattgtattttatatatatatatatatatatatatatatatatatatatatatatgtcactttttttttactttaaaaaattaaaattaaaattttatttttgagaaaCAAATTTATTAGAGTTATACAATTTCAAAACGAAAATTGTTGTCTATCTATCCATTTTTAAATGTTTCCTCCATCAATTTGAAAGCTCCATGTCGTTTATTCACGGAGACTTAACAGAGTAGCTCATTCCACAAGAAGATTTCACGTGCAACAAAACGCAGACCTGCCGTGAGCGACAACACTATGCAAGCACAGTGTCCGTCACTCCCAGATTGCACTCTTCAAGTGCCCAGATTCTCAATCAGTGCCACTCCTCCaaattttgcatcttttctgagcCCCTCCAAGGTTGCAATCAAATTGAGTTGTGGGATTCACAAACCAATTTGTAGGAGTAGGTGTGATGGTTTAAGGGTGCAGTGTGCTGGTTCCAATGGAGAAAATGATGACGATGATGGGTTTTACATCAGAAGATGTGTTGAGCTTGCAAGAAAGGCTGTTGGGTTCACCAGCCCCAATCCATTGGTGGGCTGTGTTATTGTAAAGGATGGCAAAGTTGTTGGTCAAGGCTTCCACCCTAAAGCAGGCCAACCTCATGCCGAGGTACctatcttttctctctctctctctctctctctctctctctctctctctctctctctctctctctctctatatatatatatatatatatatatatatatatatattattctattgttatgtaaaaaaaaagtaaaataaaaaattgttgtatGTTCATTGTATACACATTATAATGTATTCTTTTGTGGTCTTTTTTCCTGTTGGTTTCATTGAATTGGATTTTGAAACACTGGTGATAAGcctaatttgaattcaaatggtGATTTTTCTGAGATAAGAAATTGGAGATGTTTTGGGCAAGGTTTTAAAAGACTGTCCCCAATTGCGATTTAGGCCGCAACATCAAGGTTTTTGGTGTGTTTGTGACCGCAATTGTAGCCGCATTGGTCACATCTATCCACAATTTCCTGCAATATCAAGGAATGTGATGAAACTGTGACCGCGACTGTAATTTAAAAACTTCCGAGGAACATGTTTTTGATTGTGAGATGTTACTCTTTCTTAGAATTTAGGTAGAGAATCTGTTTTTGTTGCTGAATATGTCCAGTTGGGAGATGGGATTGTCAGGTGTTTGCTCTGAGAGATGCTGGTGACTTGGCGCAAAGTGCGACGGCTTATGTCAGCTTGGAGCCTTGTAATCATTTTGGCAGGACTCCACCTTGCACTGAAGCTCTAATTAAAGCCAAAGTGAAAAAAGTTGTTGTTGGGATGGTGGATCCAAATCCCATAGTTGCCTTCAAAGGGGTGGAAAGATTGAGAGATGCTGGAATTGAAGTTGTTGTGGGTGTAGAGGAAGAGCTCTGCAAGAGCCTCAATGAGCCCTATATTCATCGCATGTTGACCGGAAAGCCTTTCCTTACTTTGCGGTAATTCAACTCTCCTTTTGTCCTTCAACACTCCCACTTGCTTTTCATTAACGGTTCGTGTATGGGTGTTCTTTGGGTGTATTTTTGGAGTTTCGTAGATTAGCATATGTTTAAATTCTTAGATAAACATGCATTTCACAGCTCAGCTTGTTCCTGTATTGTAGATATTCTCTTTCTGTCAATGGAAACTTTATGGACTTACTTGGGGAT contains:
- the LOC114418734 gene encoding putative ripening-related protein 1; its protein translation is MFSNSFKPHQLTLNSFEKGGDGGGPSECDNQYHSDDTPVIALSTGWFKNRSRCLHNITISANGKRVVAMVVDECDSTIGCDEDHDYQPPCSNNIVDASKAVWGALGVPHNQWGGLEITWSDA
- the LOC114418446 gene encoding riboflavin biosynthesis protein PYRD, chloroplastic-like; translated protein: MQAQCPSLPDCTLQVPRFSISATPPNFASFLSPSKVAIKLSCGIHKPICRSRCDGLRVQCAGSNGENDDDDGFYIRRCVELARKAVGFTSPNPLVGCVIVKDGKVVGQGFHPKAGQPHAEVFALRDAGDLAQSATAYVSLEPCNHFGRTPPCTEALIKAKVKKVVVGMVDPNPIVAFKGVERLRDAGIEVVVGVEEELCKSLNEPYIHRMLTGKPFLTLRYSLSVNGNFMDLLGDGVTDCGGYYSRLLQEYDAVVISSSLFSENLSVPASQEPGANQPIRIILHKDPSSSNQIPLAINGVTHKVIIFTDNKTVTAPEVAQQGIETVALDQINLDVILDYCNRQGLCSVLLDIRGSFGEFEDLVKEGIKKNYINKFVTEILPVWNGHTEPDPLHTLKSLEQGAEVVNLKSKASDKSVVIEGYFKL